One stretch of Shewanella sp. Arc9-LZ DNA includes these proteins:
- the zipA gene encoding cell division protein ZipA yields the protein MKDLQLVLFVLGAIAIIAVLVHGFWSIRKQQPKSMKQSPMAGFYKDQAKRRDSEGFDADGIGKVRVRKPGEVEDVVIKPVLKTNLSQKPHSGATKLTDTPLQDSLRQPGPHQTEPEHIQPKVVKPAQQSLFVEDDVKPAPTASTSMNTPKKIFNTSTSTAKLESYTGKPVAARPEPTKPTVQAAVPKVDVSPEVAVKAEVAVKSEVITPKADAPVNEPLEPTDVLVLHIVAKAGEQIQGAELLPSLLSLNFKFGDMDIFHRHIDNAGTGKVLFSLANMLKPGIFDPDNMEQFVTQGVVLFMTLPGYGDPLMNFTIMLNSAYQIAEDLGAELLDGQRQPWSDATKKDYLRRLNAA from the coding sequence ATGAAAGATCTACAACTGGTGTTGTTCGTATTAGGCGCGATCGCAATTATTGCGGTGTTAGTGCACGGTTTTTGGTCGATTCGCAAACAACAACCTAAATCTATGAAACAAAGTCCGATGGCAGGATTTTATAAAGACCAAGCTAAACGTCGAGACTCTGAAGGTTTTGACGCCGATGGCATTGGCAAAGTGCGTGTACGTAAACCTGGTGAGGTTGAAGATGTAGTCATTAAGCCTGTATTAAAGACCAATTTAAGTCAAAAACCACACTCAGGTGCAACTAAGCTCACCGATACTCCTTTACAAGACTCACTGCGTCAGCCTGGTCCGCACCAAACTGAGCCAGAACATATTCAACCTAAAGTAGTAAAGCCTGCGCAACAAAGCTTATTTGTTGAAGACGATGTTAAACCTGCTCCTACGGCAAGTACGTCAATGAATACCCCTAAAAAGATATTCAATACTTCAACCAGTACAGCCAAATTAGAAAGTTACACAGGTAAACCTGTCGCCGCCAGACCAGAACCCACTAAGCCAACGGTACAAGCCGCGGTGCCAAAAGTGGATGTTAGCCCTGAAGTAGCGGTTAAAGCTGAAGTAGCGGTTAAATCTGAGGTTATTACCCCTAAAGCAGATGCTCCAGTAAATGAACCTTTAGAGCCGACCGATGTATTAGTACTGCACATTGTTGCTAAAGCAGGCGAGCAAATCCAAGGCGCTGAATTATTGCCAAGTTTGTTGTCGCTCAATTTCAAATTTGGTGATATGGATATTTTTCATCGCCACATCGACAATGCTGGTACTGGCAAAGTGCTATTTTCACTCGCTAACATGTTAAAGCCTGGGATATTTGACCCGGATAATATGGAACAATTTGTCACCCAAGGTGTGGTGTTGTTTATGACCTTACCTGGCTATGGCGATCCATTGATGAACTTCACCATTATGCTGAACTCGGCTTATCAAATTGCCGAGGATCTCGGTGCTGAATTATTGGATGGACAACGCCAACCTTGGTCAGATGCAACCAAAAAAGATTATTTACGACGACTCAATGCGGCGTAG
- a CDS encoding SDR family oxidoreductase, translated as MNTVTIIGCGWFGLPLATQLVKQGIKVKASKRHPEDLVQLQQAGIDAYQLDLANVTNQAKNSSLFDADAIVINIPPGLRRGETDYLGYLTQLINLMGERQYQKIIFISTTGVYPSLDQTVTEQDAAAFNDTSGTLLQAEAMFSAMKNSCVVRFSGLVGPKRHPGRFFAGKTDVSGANVAVNLVHLDDCVAAVSLILSRNDTLAIYNLAANAHPTRGEFYVAAAEHLGLSAPEFNQQQQPNKTIDGQLICHQLGFTYAFNNPFKMLDAC; from the coding sequence ATGAATACAGTTACTATTATCGGATGTGGTTGGTTCGGTTTGCCGCTCGCGACACAATTAGTTAAACAAGGTATTAAGGTAAAGGCTTCAAAACGTCACCCTGAGGATTTAGTCCAATTACAGCAAGCCGGTATTGATGCTTATCAGTTAGATTTGGCCAATGTGACTAACCAAGCAAAAAACTCGTCTTTATTCGATGCAGACGCTATCGTGATTAACATACCACCGGGACTTAGACGAGGCGAAACTGATTACCTTGGCTATTTAACTCAGTTAATAAACTTGATGGGTGAACGCCAATATCAAAAAATTATTTTCATCAGTACGACTGGGGTTTATCCTTCGCTAGATCAAACTGTAACCGAACAAGATGCTGCTGCTTTTAATGATACCAGTGGTACATTATTACAAGCAGAAGCGATGTTTTCAGCTATGAAAAATAGCTGTGTTGTACGATTTTCAGGCTTGGTTGGACCTAAGCGACATCCCGGACGTTTTTTTGCCGGAAAAACGGATGTCAGCGGCGCCAATGTTGCGGTTAATCTGGTGCATTTAGATGACTGTGTTGCTGCTGTTAGCTTAATTCTTTCTCGCAACGATACTTTAGCTATTTATAATCTTGCTGCAAACGCTCATCCTACTCGTGGTGAGTTTTATGTTGCTGCCGCTGAACATCTTGGGTTAAGTGCGCCAGAATTTAATCAACAACAACAACCCAATAAAACTATCGATGGGCAGTTAATCTGTCATCAGTTAGGGTTTACATATGCGTTTAATAATCCATTCAAAATGCTTGATGCTTGCTAA
- a CDS encoding DUF2919 domain-containing protein has translation MNFSNITWLDDRGHIKPPLFLYLILVFLARGWCIFIASLTQFNDRAGLVRLFYPEKSDFVSALIAGVGAILIYGLIIAERKRSWPILIPLFRRSAWFLWGLLIIDGLFLFQRMMHDDYLFKIGYSIDALFLFWSVIYVFKSKRLYYYFTDWTPDDSTVQVETISDDEIKPDTK, from the coding sequence GTGAATTTTAGTAATATTACTTGGTTAGATGATCGTGGTCATATAAAACCGCCATTATTTTTGTATTTGATTTTGGTCTTTTTAGCCCGTGGCTGGTGTATTTTTATTGCATCCTTAACCCAGTTTAATGACCGTGCTGGTTTAGTAAGGTTATTTTATCCTGAAAAAAGCGATTTTGTATCGGCGCTAATTGCTGGTGTCGGGGCGATACTGATTTATGGACTTATTATTGCCGAGCGTAAACGCAGCTGGCCGATATTAATACCTTTGTTTAGACGTAGTGCTTGGTTTTTGTGGGGATTACTCATTATTGATGGACTATTTTTGTTCCAACGTATGATGCACGATGACTATTTGTTTAAAATTGGCTATTCGATTGATGCACTTTTTCTGTTTTGGTCAGTTATTTATGTCTTCAAATCAAAGCGGCTATATTACTATTTTACCGACTGGACCCCTGATGATAGTACTGTGCAAGTCGAAACCATATCTGATGATGAGATTAAGCCAGATACGAAATAA
- a CDS encoding SDR family NAD(P)-dependent oxidoreductase, producing the protein MIVITGASSGLGAALTQLYAAENQPLLVTGRSEQKLAGVMADLTQPEQANVQTHTADLCVAEDVSALFSRLSAPPSKVIHCAGSGYFGPIEQQVPEAINQLIHNNLTSSILVLRELISRYRDHNVTVVVVMSTAAQAGKANESTYCAVKWAIKGLVKSLRLELKGSPMKLIAVYPGGMATDFWQTSGKDINTSSFMTATEAATMLKQALIATEHGYVSDITINRG; encoded by the coding sequence ATGATTGTTATTACCGGCGCAAGTAGCGGCTTAGGTGCTGCACTAACACAACTGTATGCTGCAGAAAATCAACCGTTATTGGTGACAGGTCGCAGTGAGCAAAAATTAGCAGGTGTAATGGCTGATCTAACTCAACCAGAGCAAGCTAACGTACAAACTCACACAGCAGACTTGTGTGTGGCCGAAGATGTCAGTGCATTATTTTCGCGTTTATCAGCGCCGCCAAGCAAGGTTATTCATTGTGCTGGTAGTGGTTATTTTGGCCCTATCGAACAACAAGTACCTGAAGCGATTAATCAGTTAATACACAACAATCTCACTTCAAGCATTCTAGTGCTGCGTGAACTTATTAGTCGCTATCGTGATCACAACGTTACTGTAGTAGTCGTGATGTCGACCGCTGCGCAAGCTGGCAAAGCAAATGAGTCGACTTACTGTGCCGTAAAATGGGCCATAAAGGGATTGGTAAAATCGTTACGATTAGAATTGAAAGGCAGCCCGATGAAATTGATTGCGGTATATCCAGGAGGAATGGCAACGGACTTTTGGCAAACCAGTGGCAAAGACATTAATACATCAAGCTTTATGACGGCAACAGAAGCCGCCACCATGCTCAAGCAAGCCTTAATAGCGACAGAACATGGATATGTCTCTGATATCACCATTAACCGAGGTTAA
- a CDS encoding HD-GYP domain-containing protein produces MAKTELTQIPVSQMVIGLTVKLPLSWTSHPFFRSKVKLEQQVQIEMIKGLDVSFVYVIDGHDLLPKVDEPVEIEPPEEVVEQEIDYRPLAKKSMRVSQQRFVKSVNDSRTVFGKIVSDPEGAYREAATLVEDLVDHLYESETPHLTLVGSGETDVSVTQHGISVAVISMMIAHTLSLSKKDVRDIALGSLFHDIGKLKVPEAIRRKKRGELTDHEINFLKMHPNFGHEMLNRTGLFPEAMLDIVLHHHEFIDGSGFPNNLTEAKILPTTQIVSLANDYETLLHQYQTPQVALGILFKTHSSKHSDNLISVLVKILGIYPPGTIVRLTDESIAKVMMTTADVKQPHVWSCNLSGGEPSFRFLINEDVQVQEVMKLDELSEGAIKTLQANSPISFYFNNFNH; encoded by the coding sequence TTGGCTAAAACAGAATTAACACAAATACCTGTTTCGCAAATGGTTATCGGGTTAACCGTTAAGCTGCCTTTGTCATGGACAAGCCATCCTTTTTTTCGCAGTAAAGTAAAGCTTGAACAACAAGTGCAAATCGAGATGATCAAAGGTCTCGATGTGTCATTTGTTTACGTGATTGATGGCCATGATTTGCTGCCTAAAGTTGATGAGCCCGTTGAAATTGAGCCACCAGAAGAGGTTGTTGAACAAGAAATTGATTATCGACCTTTGGCTAAAAAAAGTATGCGAGTTAGCCAACAGCGCTTTGTAAAATCGGTTAACGATAGTCGAACCGTTTTTGGTAAAATAGTCAGTGATCCTGAAGGTGCTTATCGTGAAGCGGCCACCTTAGTTGAAGATTTAGTCGATCATTTGTATGAAAGTGAAACCCCTCATTTAACGCTCGTGGGCAGTGGCGAAACAGATGTTAGTGTTACTCAACATGGTATTTCAGTTGCGGTGATCTCTATGATGATTGCTCACACATTATCACTGTCTAAAAAAGATGTTCGTGACATTGCATTAGGCAGCTTGTTTCATGACATTGGTAAGTTAAAAGTCCCAGAGGCAATCCGGCGTAAAAAACGTGGTGAGTTAACTGACCATGAAATTAACTTTTTAAAAATGCACCCTAACTTTGGCCACGAGATGCTTAACCGCACCGGATTATTTCCTGAAGCCATGTTAGACATAGTGTTGCATCATCATGAGTTTATTGATGGTAGCGGTTTTCCTAATAATCTGACCGAAGCTAAAATTTTACCCACCACCCAAATAGTGTCATTAGCTAATGACTATGAAACCCTGTTACATCAATACCAGACGCCACAAGTTGCACTGGGTATTTTATTTAAAACTCACAGCAGTAAACACAGTGATAATTTAATTTCGGTTTTAGTTAAAATATTAGGTATTTATCCTCCAGGCACTATAGTGCGCTTAACCGACGAAAGCATCGCTAAGGTGATGATGACAACTGCCGATGTAAAACAGCCACATGTGTGGTCATGTAACCTCAGTGGGGGGGAACCTAGTTTTCGTTTTTTAATTAACGAAGATGTTCAAGTTCAAGAAGTGATGAAATTAGACGAATTATCTGAGGGTGCCATTAAAACATTGCAAGCCAATAGTCCAATTAGTTTTTACTTCAATAACTTCAATCATTAA
- a CDS encoding TSUP family transporter, with protein MLELTLQLAVILFFVALVAGFIDSIAGGGGLLTIPALMWAGLPPAAALGTNKLQACGGSFFASLYFVRKGMVDLRSIKLSLICAFIGASIGTILVQMIDAKLLEVVLPFLILAIGCYFLFSKKISEQDRQQVLTPSVFAFTAALGVGLYDGFFGPGTGSFFALAFVSLAGFGLAKATAHAKLLNFATNIASLIFFLIGGQVAVVLGLIMLVGQAIGATLGSRLVVTKGVKIIKPLVVVMSLGMSGKLLWSQYM; from the coding sequence ATGCTTGAACTCACGCTCCAACTCGCGGTTATTTTATTTTTTGTTGCTCTGGTTGCGGGGTTTATCGACTCGATTGCTGGTGGCGGAGGTTTACTGACCATTCCCGCATTAATGTGGGCAGGGTTACCTCCTGCAGCAGCATTGGGTACTAATAAACTGCAAGCATGCGGTGGCAGCTTTTTTGCGAGCTTATATTTTGTACGTAAAGGGATGGTTGATTTACGCAGTATCAAACTGTCGTTGATATGTGCTTTTATTGGTGCATCAATTGGCACAATATTAGTACAAATGATCGACGCTAAATTATTGGAAGTGGTGCTGCCATTTTTAATTCTAGCCATTGGTTGTTATTTTTTATTCTCTAAAAAAATAAGTGAACAAGATCGCCAACAAGTCCTCACCCCAAGTGTATTTGCCTTTACTGCCGCATTGGGCGTTGGTTTATATGATGGTTTCTTTGGCCCCGGTACTGGAAGTTTCTTTGCTTTAGCATTTGTGTCATTGGCTGGTTTTGGTTTGGCCAAGGCAACCGCGCATGCAAAGCTACTCAATTTTGCCACTAACATTGCGTCGTTAATTTTCTTTTTAATCGGTGGCCAAGTCGCTGTGGTATTGGGATTAATTATGCTGGTAGGCCAAGCAATTGGTGCTACGTTAGGTTCACGTTTAGTGGTGACCAAAGGCGTTAAAATCATTAAACCTTTGGTGGTAGTGATGTCATTGGGCATGAGCGGCAAATTATTGTGGTCGCAATATATGTGA
- the sbcD gene encoding exonuclease subunit SbcD — protein sequence MRIIHTSDWHLGQYFYGKSRAAEHQAFMQWLLEQINIHQVDALIVAGDIFDTGTPPSYARTLYNQFIVQIQQTGCQLILLGGNHDSVSTLNESKNLLACLNTVVIPGALEHVEEHVFALKNRQGEVGAILCGLPFLRPRDVVLSESGESSIDKQRKLGDAISELYQRCFEQAEQLNNTFTTPVPIIATGHLTTVGASTSESVRDIYIGSLDAFNAALFPAADYIALGHIHRPQVVAKSEHIRYSGSPIALSFDELAADNATNKSVFLVEFSDAKLSQITALMVPVFQPMQVLKGDLDSIEQQISTFALQAESAKTTWLSIEVSQQDYLSDLQSRIADMTQDKAVEVLQLKRARSQRQQHIKQLDNETLSELSVDEVFGRRLSQEEFESESQQAQLGRIKQRFNQVYAEVESERNSQETAASHVLQETSTEAVATKSATEGEQ from the coding sequence ATGCGCATTATTCACACATCAGATTGGCATCTTGGCCAATATTTTTATGGTAAAAGTCGCGCAGCTGAGCACCAGGCCTTTATGCAGTGGTTACTTGAGCAAATCAACATCCACCAAGTTGATGCGCTTATTGTCGCGGGCGATATTTTCGATACTGGCACACCGCCAAGTTATGCCCGTACGCTATACAATCAATTTATTGTTCAAATTCAACAAACAGGTTGCCAGTTAATTTTATTGGGCGGTAATCATGATTCTGTGTCGACATTGAATGAATCTAAAAATCTCCTTGCTTGCCTAAATACTGTGGTTATTCCAGGCGCGTTAGAGCATGTTGAAGAGCATGTATTTGCCCTCAAAAATCGCCAAGGTGAAGTGGGTGCTATTTTATGTGGTTTACCCTTTTTACGCCCGCGTGATGTGGTGCTAAGTGAATCAGGTGAGTCATCAATTGATAAACAACGTAAATTGGGTGATGCCATTAGCGAGTTGTATCAGCGCTGTTTTGAGCAAGCTGAACAACTCAATAATACATTTACTACACCAGTACCCATTATTGCGACAGGTCATTTAACCACAGTGGGTGCAAGCACTTCAGAATCCGTGCGTGATATCTATATTGGCAGTTTAGATGCCTTTAATGCAGCGCTGTTTCCTGCCGCAGACTACATTGCATTAGGTCATATTCATCGCCCCCAAGTGGTGGCGAAATCTGAACATATTCGTTACAGCGGTTCACCGATAGCGTTAAGTTTTGATGAACTCGCGGCAGATAATGCCACTAATAAGTCGGTGTTTTTGGTCGAATTTAGTGATGCCAAATTATCTCAAATCACAGCATTAATGGTGCCAGTTTTCCAGCCGATGCAGGTGTTAAAAGGCGACTTAGATAGCATTGAGCAACAGATAAGCACATTTGCTTTGCAAGCAGAATCGGCAAAAACGACTTGGTTGAGCATTGAGGTGTCACAACAAGATTATTTGTCTGATTTGCAATCGCGCATTGCCGACATGACTCAAGACAAAGCGGTTGAAGTATTGCAGTTAAAGCGTGCCCGTAGTCAACGACAGCAACACATTAAGCAGCTCGATAATGAAACCTTATCTGAGCTCAGCGTCGACGAGGTATTTGGGCGACGTTTGTCGCAAGAAGAGTTTGAGAGTGAATCGCAACAGGCACAGTTAGGACGAATAAAGCAACGCTTTAACCAAGTGTATGCCGAAGTGGAGTCTGAGCGAAACAGTCAAGAAACGGCTGCGAGCCATGTGTTACAAGAAACGTCGACAGAAGCCGTTGCAACAAAAAGTGCTACCGAGGGTGAGCAATAA
- a CDS encoding ribonuclease E inhibitor RraB: MQFPEDDNGQMLAAMADAGIDLTQSIEVDFFLVFDDQRDAESALEALSQKDLQGELELNFDEESTKWEVIVCLQMVPEYATLVAKETELNNFAKEFDGISDGWGVMQNQASDNEFADDDHVHTEHCKH; this comes from the coding sequence ATGCAATTCCCAGAAGATGATAATGGCCAAATGTTGGCTGCAATGGCAGATGCCGGTATTGACCTTACTCAATCAATAGAAGTAGATTTCTTCTTGGTGTTTGACGATCAACGTGATGCCGAGTCAGCCTTAGAAGCATTAAGCCAAAAAGACCTCCAAGGTGAGCTTGAGCTTAACTTTGATGAAGAAAGCACCAAGTGGGAAGTGATTGTTTGCCTACAAATGGTACCTGAATACGCAACGCTTGTGGCTAAAGAAACTGAGTTAAATAACTTTGCCAAAGAGTTTGACGGTATTTCTGATGGTTGGGGCGTGATGCAAAACCAAGCCAGCGATAATGAATTTGCAGATGATGACCATGTTCACACTGAGCATTGTAAGCACTAA
- a CDS encoding RNA-binding S4 domain-containing protein, whose translation MTTQTQAFALLQGDEFVELYKVLKVLGLVNGGGEAKHVITEGQVTVNGEVDTRKRKKCVVGDVVSFNGATIEIVPAQ comes from the coding sequence GTGACGACTCAAACTCAAGCGTTTGCATTACTTCAAGGTGATGAATTCGTAGAACTGTACAAAGTACTCAAAGTACTCGGTCTAGTGAACGGTGGTGGCGAAGCAAAGCATGTCATTACCGAAGGTCAAGTTACCGTCAACGGTGAAGTTGATACTCGTAAACGTAAAAAGTGTGTTGTTGGCGATGTCGTTTCGTTCAATGGCGCTACAATTGAAATTGTTCCTGCACAGTAA
- the ligA gene encoding NAD-dependent DNA ligase LigA, giving the protein MHAIQTEMDQLTHTINQHNIRYYVDDAPSIPDAEYDRLIKRLTELERDYPQFKSVDSPTQRVGGIALQKFAQITHLKPMLSLDNAFEQADFAAFNKRITDKVDSVDYVCEPKLDGLAVSITYRFGVLERAATRGDGSVGEDITANVRTIRSIPLKLRGEGFPDLVEVRGEVFMPKAAFEALNQRQISKGDKVFVNPRNAAAGSLRQLDSKITASRALGFYAYALGVVEGESQPMQTSHYGQLTQLQQWGVPVSSEVKVTDSLEKVYAYYADIMARRSALEYEIDGVVIKVNDIAKQQTLGFVAKAPRWAIAYKFPAQEEMTLLESVDFQVGRTGAVTPVARLKPIFVGGVTVSNATLHNADEIARLGVKIGDTVIIRRAGDVIPQIVAIVPEQRPDDAQNIIFPQHCPVCQSIVERLEGEAVARCSGGLFCEAQRKEAIKHFASRKALNIDGMGDKIVEQLIDKELVKTPADLFSLTASSITMLDRMAMKSATNIVAAIKHAKATTLARFLYSLGIREVGEATAANLAQHFAEFERIRTASVEQLLEVADVGDIVAKHIRQFFAQPHNIEVIEQLLEAGITWPVIEQADESQLSLKGQTWVLTGTLTQLNRNDAKAQLQALGAKVAGSVSKNTDCLVAGEAAGSKLAKAEELGVKVIDEQALMDLLNAAN; this is encoded by the coding sequence ATGCACGCTATTCAAACTGAAATGGATCAACTTACTCACACCATTAACCAACATAATATTCGTTATTACGTTGATGATGCTCCGTCAATACCCGATGCTGAATACGACAGATTAATTAAGCGCTTAACTGAGTTAGAACGTGACTATCCGCAATTTAAATCGGTAGATTCACCGACACAACGCGTCGGTGGTATAGCATTACAAAAATTTGCTCAAATTACCCATCTTAAACCGATGTTAAGTCTCGACAATGCGTTTGAACAAGCCGATTTTGCAGCATTTAATAAGCGTATAACGGATAAAGTCGATAGCGTCGATTATGTTTGCGAACCAAAACTAGACGGTTTGGCCGTGAGTATTACTTATCGTTTTGGCGTTCTTGAACGCGCCGCAACGCGAGGTGATGGAAGTGTCGGCGAAGATATTACCGCTAATGTGCGTACTATTCGTTCTATTCCGCTCAAGTTACGCGGTGAAGGATTTCCAGATTTAGTTGAAGTCCGTGGCGAAGTGTTTATGCCTAAAGCGGCATTTGAGGCATTAAACCAGCGTCAAATAAGCAAAGGTGACAAAGTCTTTGTTAATCCTCGCAACGCAGCTGCCGGCAGTTTGCGCCAATTAGACAGTAAAATTACCGCTTCAAGGGCTCTTGGGTTTTATGCTTATGCATTAGGTGTAGTCGAAGGCGAGTCACAACCGATGCAAACAAGCCACTATGGCCAACTAACACAGCTGCAACAATGGGGTGTCCCCGTCAGTAGCGAAGTGAAAGTGACTGATTCATTAGAAAAAGTCTATGCATATTACGCCGATATTATGGCCAGACGAAGTGCGCTTGAATATGAAATCGACGGTGTCGTCATAAAGGTTAATGACATTGCCAAGCAACAAACACTTGGTTTTGTGGCTAAAGCTCCTCGATGGGCCATAGCCTATAAATTTCCAGCCCAGGAAGAAATGACCTTGTTAGAGTCTGTTGACTTTCAGGTTGGCCGAACGGGTGCTGTTACCCCTGTCGCTCGCCTCAAACCAATATTTGTCGGTGGCGTGACTGTGTCGAATGCGACCTTGCACAATGCTGATGAAATTGCCCGTCTTGGGGTGAAAATAGGCGATACAGTGATTATTCGCCGCGCAGGTGACGTTATCCCACAAATTGTTGCTATCGTGCCAGAACAGCGTCCAGATGATGCGCAAAATATTATCTTTCCGCAACATTGTCCGGTGTGTCAAAGCATTGTTGAGCGTTTAGAAGGTGAAGCTGTAGCGCGTTGTAGTGGTGGACTTTTTTGTGAAGCGCAACGTAAAGAGGCGATTAAACATTTTGCATCCCGTAAAGCATTAAATATTGATGGCATGGGCGATAAAATCGTTGAGCAATTAATTGATAAAGAACTGGTCAAAACGCCAGCAGACTTGTTTTCCCTGACCGCTTCTAGCATCACGATGTTAGATCGCATGGCGATGAAGTCAGCCACAAATATTGTCGCGGCGATTAAACACGCTAAAGCCACTACATTGGCGCGTTTTTTATATAGTCTTGGGATACGCGAAGTCGGCGAAGCTACCGCCGCTAATTTAGCCCAACACTTTGCCGAATTTGAGCGTATTCGAACAGCTAGCGTTGAACAACTGCTCGAAGTCGCTGATGTTGGTGACATTGTAGCAAAACACATTCGACAATTTTTTGCACAGCCACATAACATTGAAGTAATAGAGCAATTGCTTGAAGCCGGCATTACTTGGCCTGTTATTGAACAAGCTGACGAATCGCAGCTTAGTCTTAAAGGGCAAACGTGGGTGTTAACTGGTACGCTAACTCAACTTAATCGTAACGATGCCAAAGCCCAATTACAGGCTTTGGGCGCCAAAGTGGCTGGCAGTGTCTCGAAAAATACTGATTGCCTTGTCGCTGGCGAGGCTGCTGGCTCTAAGTTAGCCAAAGCTGAAGAGTTGGGCGTTAAGGTGATAGATGAACAAGCTCTAATGGATTTATTAAATGCGGCTAACTAA